The following coding sequences are from one Ficedula albicollis isolate OC2 chromosome 14, FicAlb1.5, whole genome shotgun sequence window:
- the DEXI gene encoding dexamethasone-induced protein, producing the protein MTAAVSARLDSVESWAFHALLVLPYMFYVGLFFVNVLILYYAFLMEYIVLNVGIVFLPEDMDQALVDLGMLSDPGSVLYETDSELDVFDGYLE; encoded by the coding sequence ATGACCGCCGCGGTCTCCGCACGTCTGGATTCGGTGGAGTCCTGGGCCTTCCATgcgctgctggtgctgccctaTATGTTTTACGtgggtttgttctttgtcaACGTGCTGATCCTGTACTATGCCTTCCTGATGGAGTACATCGTCCTCAATGTGGGCATCGTTTTCCTGCCCGAGGATATGGACCAGGCTCTGGTGGATCTGGGGATGCTCTCCGACCCTGGCTCCGTGCTCTACGAGACGGACAGCGAGCTGGATGTGTTTGACGGGTACTTGGAGTGA
- the CIITA gene encoding MHC class II transactivator: protein MDSVFVPENGYLDLLHSDIDPLHLCTFFDPKSSGDEEGDFSTDLEVDASNYEQVNNMDFPYENEDGFYPCTNTTDAYAKIAELVEYVLKDQQEKQVEDIFAGNLILDDIAAENTEKFPDIKMQTCLKRTFLGSAAESYCDVSEPKYKKIMEDPAAPAGNGSFFPMHLNSHPVSCTSLTNQHMSFSVPAAHGLERSLIIPGLSEPLPSECLPVSVKGNQENPGLGGPPQQILNFVLENGISDVIVYPVLTSSMETFISPSFPVKLCDLEKFQEVQDSIIPSEELFNKPEQVETFCSSLKDYFRDTCKSVTMEQEINLDHLFIDGTLVQGQTETKTGKNSAKAMEKELVTCSLQEKEKIAIDRSQIFQIPQRKDLETKVIVVLGKAGMGKSILIQKICQDWSNGEFSQFEFVFWFDCKQISLPEKQYSLKELLLDFFVKPQEGSKDIFEYILQNPDKVLLIFDGFKGLNDHENFPRCSASQPEKDSCSIKELLSGLIQKKILNGCTLLFTARPKDKLYQHMSKVDKTIEIVGFSPQQRELYITKYFEESSYCDSALKLIKGCEYLFSHCYSPVMCRFVCFLCETVLEMGEKSLPSTLTEVFLKFFHQKIMFMQTDVTTTKNQESLATLARVAWCLGEKHQSAMKSDLIPSEEVKEFALKYGFFLPFAFPRHSNSEEDEFGSTFSDFVIQNFLCALHLLLAEELKDRNLTKYLSFLSKKKKPYNWLDLMPRFLAGLVFLQGDPYFWSLSNEDEKQSTKKQKTLLKYIRRLQINTLCPERLLELLHCVYETQNNYLLQHVALRLEPDLSFLGIVLTPPDVHVLHSILKRSRKEFSLDLRNSSIDIQGLQALVSLKNVTSFRASLSDTVGLWKSLEQTKDYELLKASTEKFVLDPFKAKTMKDISDLSKLVEMQEKMRNCVQEASGCTSYEIPAIRNLRKLEFALGPACGLQGLLKLVKILAAFPSLQHLDLDALSENGIGDEGAKSLSEVFPTLTSLETLNLSQNKITDLGAENLATALPSLSSLKTLSLYNNNICDFGAENLAKVLPAMTSLRVLDVQYNKITGVGAQQLTDSLRKCPHIKNLLMWNPTIPYGVLEHLQQLDSRISV from the exons CAGGGAACCTTATTTTGGATGACATTGCTGctgaaaacactgagaaatttcCTGACATAAAGATGCAGACATGTCTTAAACGAA ctttcctaggctctgcagcagagagtTACTGTGATGTTTCAGAACCCAAATACAAGAAAATCA tggaagaccctgcagcacctgcagggaatGGCAGTTTCTTTCCTATGCATCTCAACAGCCACCCAGTGAGCTGCACCTCCCTAACTAACCAGCACATGtccttttctgttcctgctgcccatGGGCTGGAAAGAAGCCTCATAATTCCTG GATTGTCAGAACCTTTGCCCTCAGAGTGCCTACCAGTCAGTGTGAAAGGCAACCAAGAGAATCCAGGCTTGGGAGGTCCTCCTCAGCAGATACTTAACTTTGTTCTTGAAAATGGCATATCTGATGTTATAGTATATCCAG TGCTGACGTCTTCCATGGAAACATTCATATCTCCAAGTTTTCCAGTTAAATTATGTG atttaGAGAAATTTCAAGAAGTTCAAGATTCCATAATTCCTTCTGAAGAACTTTTCAATAAACCAG AGCAAGTGGAAACTTTCTGTTCATCACTTAAGGATTATTTCCGAGACACATGCAAATCTGTGACCATGgagcaggaaataaatctgGATCACCTGTTCATTGATGGGACACTTGTCCAAGGTCAAACTGAAACCAAGACTGGAAAGAATAGTGCAAAAGCAATGGAAAAGGAGCTGGTAACCTGCAGCctgcaagagaaggaaaagatagCCATTGATAGAAGCCAAATATTTCAAATCCCACAGCGTAAAGACTTGGAGACTAAAGTGATTGTGgttctgggaaaagcaggaatgggCAAAAGCATTCTCATTCAGAAGATCTGCCAGGACTGGTCCAATGGAGAGTTTTCTCAGTTTGAATTCGTATTTTGGTTTGACTGCAAACAAATAAGCTTGCCTGAAAAGCAATACAGCCTGAAGGAACTGctgcttgatttttttgtaaaacCTCAAGAGGGaagcaaagatatttttgagTATATATTGCAAAATCCTGATAAAGTCCTTCTGATTTTTGATGGTTTTAAAGGATTGAATGATCACGAGAATTTTCCTCGTTGCTCAGCCAGCCAGCCTGAAAAGGATTCATGCAGTATAAAGGAGCTGCTTTCAGGACTCATCCAAAAAAAGATACTCAATGGCTGTACTTTATTATTCACAGCAAGACCGAAAGACAAACTGTACCAGCACATGTCCAAAGTGGACAAGACTATTGAAATTGTAGGATTTTCCCCTCAGCAGAGAGAATTGTACATAACCAAATACTTTGAAGAATCATCCTACTGTGATAGTGCACTGAAATTAATCAAAGGGTGTGAGTACTTGTTCAGTCATTGTTACAGTCCTGTTATGTgtagatttgtttgttttctctgtgagaCAGTGCTagaaatgggagagaaaagtCTTCCTTCAACTCTTACTGAAGTCTTCCTGAAATTTTTTCACCAGAAGATAATGTTTATGCAAACAGATGTTACAACCACAAAAAATCAAGAGAGTCTTGCTACCCTAGCCCGCGTAGCATGGTGTCTTGGAGAAAAACACCAAAGTGCCATGAAAAGTGATCTTATTCCTTCTGAGGAGGTTAAAGAGTTTGCTCTGAAGTATGGCTTTTTCCTGCCATTTGCATTCCCCAGGCATTCAAATAGTGAAGAAGATGAATTTGGGAGCACGTTCTCTGATTTTGTCATTCAGAATTTCTTGTGTGCACTTCACCTTTTGTTAGCAGAAGAGCTCAAGGATAGAAATCTAACAAAGTACCTGTCTTTTCTatccaagaagaaaaaaccttaTAACTGGTTAGATTTAATGCCTCGATTTTTAGCTGGTTTGGTGTTTCTCCAGGGTGACCCCTACTTCTGGTCTCTTTCAAATGAGGATGAAAAACAATCAACCAAGAAGCAGAAGACACTCTTGAAATATATTAGAAGGCTGCAGATTAATACTCTCTGTCCAGAGAGGTTGCTGGAGCTTTTACATTGTGTTTATGAAACACAGAACAATTATCTTCTGCAGCATGTGGCCTTAAGACTCGAGCCAGACTTGTCTTTTCTGGGCATAGTTCTTACACCACCTGACGTCCACGTACTGCACTCTATTTTGAAAAGGTCAAGAAAAGAGTTTTCCTTGGATTTACGAAACAGCAGCATTGACATACAAGGGCTGCAAGCCTTGGTCAGCCTAAAGAATGTGACATCATTCAG GGCCTCCCTCAGTGACACAGTCGGGCTCTGGAAATCTTTAGAACAGACAAAAGACTACGAACTGCTGAAAGCATCCACAGAGAAATTTGTTCTTGATCCCTTTAAGGCAAAGACAATGAAGGACATCAGTGACCTCTCCAAGCTTGTAGAGATGCAGGAGAAGATGAGGAATTG TGTGCAAGAAGCATCTGGTTGCACCAGCTATGAAATTCCTGCCATCAGGAACCTCAGAAAACTCGAATTTGC gctgggtCCAGCATGTGGCCTTCAAGGATTGCTAAAACTTGTGAAAATTCTTGCAGCATTTCCATCACTTCAGCATTTAGA CCTTGATGCTCTGAGTGAAAATGGCATAGGAGATGAAGGAGCAAAGAGTCTATCTGAAGTCTTTCCAACCCTGACATCACTGGAAACATTAAA TTtatcacagaataaaataacaGATCTGGGTGCGGAGAACCTCGCTACAGCTCTCCCTTCCTTGTCTTCCTTAAAAACACTAAG CTTGTACAATAACAACATCTGTGattttggagcagaaaatcTGGCAAAGGTTCTTCCTGCAATGACATCTTTAAGAGTGCTAGA tGTTCAGTATAACAAAATAACTGGTGTTGGAGCCCAGCAGCTGACTGACAGCCTACGAAAATGTCCCCATATAAAGAACTTGCT GATGTGGAATCCCACCATTCCCTATGGAGTTCTTGAACACCTTCAGCAGCTGGACTCCAGGATCAGTGTGTAG